From Mytilus edulis chromosome 9, xbMytEdul2.2, whole genome shotgun sequence, the proteins below share one genomic window:
- the LOC139488854 gene encoding uncharacterized protein codes for MFGFIQMFYIFAGFGLASAKQCYYYKYLYKLGLKYCSNGCCSIYKSNPCCVYYYTSTTLSNGAYYGMGGGGLVFILVVVGCCWYCCKSKKSYGGQTVATAQQAMPYAPYTITPGAHPFGMTNNCVPGGYNIPISTAPIIKSKKSSSLSSSIGSGISNMLEMAGNANEMGECMNEMGGNFSEIAEDCM; via the exons gattCGGTTTGGCAAGTGCCAAACAATGTTACTACTATAAATATTTGTACAAATTGGGGTTAAAGTACTGTTCCAACGGCTGCTGTTCTATTTACAAATCTAATCCATGCTGCGTTTATTATTATACTAGTACTACGTT ATCAAATGGAGCTTATTATGGAATGGGAGGAGGCGGTCTTGTATTTATTTTAGTGGTTGTAGGCTGCTGTTGGTATTGCTGTAAGTCGAAAAAATCATATGGGGGACAAACAGTTGCAACAGCACAACAAGCAATGCCTTACGCGCCTTACACTATAACACCTG gagCACATCCATTTGGAATGACAAACAACTGTGTTCCAGGAGGATACAATATACCTATTTCCACGGCGCCAATTATCAAAAGTAAGAAGAgctcatcattatcatcatcgaTAGGCAGCGGAATTTCAAACATGTTGGAAATGGCAGGAAATGCGAATGAAATGGGCGAATGCATGAATGAAATGGGCGGAAACTTTAGTGAAATTGCTGAGGATTGCATGTAA